The DNA window ACCGGCTGATGGTTAGCGCCACGGCCTTCCACACGCCCCAGCACCTGGGTCGAACCAATGCGAGTGGCCACCTGCATTCGGGCATCGCTAATAAGCAGCACGATCGATTCATTGGCCGATACCTGCTCTAGCCGGCCCACCAAACCTGTTCCGGTAACCACGGCCATTCCCGGCTTTAGGCCATGTTTCGAACCCTTGTCGATGACAACGGTGGCTTCAAAAGTGGTCGGCGGGCCCGAGATAACTCGAGCCGTTACCTGTGGAATATCTTGGGCGAAATCAATTTCGGCGTCACGAAGAAAATTAGCCAGAATTTCCTCAGCTGAAGCTTCACGGATTTGTTGGCCTTCTAGCTCATCAATCCGACGCTTCAGCTCGGCGTTTTCTTCTTCCAGCTTCGAATAGCTGGTGACCCCCCGCCAGGCATTCGACACCGGGGACAATGCCCAACCAACGGCTTTCTTAAACGGCGAGAACACGGTAGTAGCCCCGGTTTTAACTGAAGCCAACGGCCCGAAATCACGGCCGTCAAGTGTCATAAACGTGACAGCAGTAAGCAACAACAAAACCAACACAAACCGGTGTCGGCCGCCGCGCTGAAAAAAGTTCATGCCACCGTGACCGCGTTAAAGGTTGCCAGAGGACGAAAACAGTACACCTTTTAGGGCGTCAAATTCTTCGAGCGACTGTCCTGCGCCCAACACCACCGCTAGCAGTGGATTTGGTGAAATTTTGATTGGCATACCGGTTTCATTGGCCAAACGTTGGTCGAGGCCCATAAGCAAAGCACCACCACCGGCCAACGTAATACCCTTTTCCATAATGTCGGCCGCGAGTTCGGGCGGTGTTTTATCGAGCGTCACCTTCACGGCATCAACAATGGCTGCTACCGGTTCTTCCAGGGCTTCACGCAATTCGCCGGTGGAAGTAACGATCGTCTTGGGTAGGCCAGTCATTAAGTCGCGTCCACGAATTTCGGCGTAAATTTCCTCTTCCAAATGCCAGGCCGAACCAAGAGCGATTTTGGCTTGTTCAGCGGTACGGTCACCCAAGGCCACCGAATGCTGTTTTTTGATGTGTTGAATAATTGCCAAATCAAGCTCGTCGCCACCAACTCGAACCGATTGGCTAGCCACGATCCCACCAAGAGAAATAACTGCCACCTCAGTCGTGCCACCGCCAATATCGACGATCATATTCCCAGTGGGTTCCTGAACCGGCAGGCCAGCACCAATAGCAGCCGCCATAGGTTCTTCAATGATGTAGGCCGGCTTACGAGCACCCGCATATTCAGCAGCTTCTTGAACCGCGCGCTGCTCAACCCCGGTGATGCCTGACGGCACCGCCACTACCATCCGAGGCTTGGAAAACTTGCGAATCGCTACTTTCATTAAAAAGTAACGCAACATTTTTTCGCAAAGGTCGAAGTCTGCAATCACGCCATCTTTTAGAGGGCGAATGGCTTGAATATGGCTAGGGGTGCGGCCAATCATTTTCTTGGCTTCAGTACCCACCGCCAAGGGCCGACCATCGTGGGCATTAACCGCGACTACCGATGGTTCATCGAGCACTATGCCCTGGCCACGCACATAGACCAAAGTGTTTGCTGTTCCAAGGTCTACGGCCATGTCACGAGCCACAATTCCCGAGAGCATGTTTTCGGCCATTAAGTAGCCCCCGCTGACGAGCGATAACGAATAAGAGTTAGCAATCTAGCGTAACCTCAAACCCCACGGGGTTCGCGATCGCGGGAGGATCAAGGTTCCTCCCGCCATCGCCTTAAACTAGTTCGGGAAAGAAAATAGCGATTTCACGAGCTGCCGAATCGGCACTGTCGGAGCCATGAATCAGGTTTTCACCCATATCGGTGGCTAGGTCGCCTCGGATGGTACCCGGCGCAGCTTCAGCCGGATTGGTGACCCCCATCATGGTGCGAACGATTTGCCAGGTGTCGGTTGGCCCTTCAACCACCATAACTAGTGACGGTGAACGCCCGATAAAGCTAACAAGCTCGTCATAAAAGCCTTTACCAACATGTTCGGCATAGTGCTTTTCTGCCAGCGCTTCATCAATCACACGCAGTTGAACGGCCGCTAAGGTGAGACCTTTGTTTTCCAGGCGAGAAATGATCTCGCCCACTAGCCCTCGCTCTACAGCGTCGGGCTTACAGATTACCAAAGTACGATTCATACCCTTGACGCTATGTCAATTGTTAGAAGCTGTGAAACTGGAGAAGAACCGACACTTAGAGGTGGTAGCTCTCTTCTTCTGCCTCGTCGGCGGCCAGCTGCGCGGCTAACAGCACTTCGGCACGGCGGGTGTATGCTCCGCGCACAGCACCAATGAGGAAAATTGAGCCCGCCACCACTACCAAATCTTGCTCGTCGGCGAGCGTTACGGCGCGTGCCACAGCCTCAACTGGGTCGGCCACAGCTTCAACGGTAATACCCATCGACGCCGCCACTTGGGCCACCTCGGCTGCCGGACGGGCACGCGGGGTGTCGGGGGTGCACACGATCACAAGGTCGAAACTTGTAGCATCAAGCGCTTCAAACATTTCAACGGGATCTTTTTGTTCCAGAACCCCAGTGACTAAATAGCGTGAACCCATCGGTGTAAACGATTCGGCCAAAGCTTGTGTTAATGCTTCGGCCCCGTCGGGGTTGTGAGCGGCATCTAGCAAGACTGTCGGGCTATGGGCAACCACTTCCAGGCGACCTGGCACCGAAGCATTGGCGAAGGCTTCGACCACTACCTCTTCTTCCAGGGGTCGACCGAAAAATGCTTCTACTGCTACTAGAGCCGCGGCAGCATTATCGCCCTGGTGAGCGCCATGGAGAGGAAGGAAAAGGTCTTCGTAGCGAGCACCGGGAGTACGGATAGTGAGCAACCTGCCACCCACCGCCACTCGGTTATCTTCCACCGCATAATCGCGTCCGGTGAGCCAAGTTTGTGCTGCAGGCACTGAGGCAAAGATTTCGGCCAGATCGGGGTGCGTTTCGCCCAGCACAAAGGTGCTACCAGCCTTAACAATTCCAACTTTTTCGAGCGCGATGGCCTGACGCCACCCTTCACTGCCATCGGTGTGGTCGGCCGCCACCCTAGTAAGAACAGAAACCGGAGCGTTGACAATGTTGGTGCAGTCGTAACGGCCTAGCATCCCAACTTCTAGCACCGCAGCGTCGATGGCGATATCGGCAAACCATCTAAAAGCGGCACCGGTAAGAATCTCGAAATGCGAAGGAGGACCGTCGAGCATCGGTTCGATGGCGGCGATGGCTCCTAATGCTAAACCCAGGTCTTCGTCGGAAATAGGGTTTAGATTCTGGCTAATACGTTCGTTAAGTCGCTCAAGATGAGGACTGGTATAAGTCCCCACGTTCAAACCGCTGGCTATAAGCAACGAGGTAGTGAGCCGGGCTGTGGAGCCCTTACCGTTGGTGCCTGTTATATGGATTGAGGGGTAGGCCTCATGCGGATCGCCCAAAAGGTAGGCAATCTGCTTCATTCGTTCCAGCGACGCACCGGCTGGACGTCCGGCGTTCGCTTCCAGATTTATGTGCTGTTCTAACCAAAACAGCGCTTCACGTAGTTCCACTAGATCCTGTAGCTAGATTTAGGAGGCGGCGCGGCGAGGTCGATCTTGGCGAGACTTGGCGCTTCGGGGCACCAAAGTTGGGTTCACCTTTTCTTTAACCACCGCAGCGTCGATAACACAACGTTCGATGTCGTTGCGACCTGGCATGTCGTACATCACATCGAGCAGCACTTCTTCCATAATGGCCCGCAAGCCACGGGCACCAGTGCCACGGTTTAGTGCCTGCTCAGCAATGGCATCTAGCGCTTCTTCAGCGAACTCCAGCTCGACGTTTTCAAGCTCGAAGAAGCGTTGGTATTGCTTCACCAAAGCGTTCTTGGGTTCGGTTAGAATCTGCACCAAAGCTTCTTCATCAAGATTGCTTACGGGACCAATTACCGGCAGCCGCCCAACAAACTCGGGAATCAAACCAAACTTGATGAGATCTTCTGGGAGCAACTCGGCCACCAGCGTACCGAGGTCGGAGTCGTCGCTAGAGCGCAGTTCAGCGCCAAAGCCGATACCAGATTTGCCAATGCGAGATTCAATAATCTTTTCAATTCCAGCAAAAGCCCCACCACAAATAAATAAGATATTGGTGGTGTCGATCTGGATAAATTCTTGATGGGGATGCTTACGGCCACCCTGGGGCGGTACCGCAGCCGTTGTTCCCTCGAGAATCTTTAGCAGCGCCTGCTGAACGCCTTCACCAGAAACATCACGAGTAATCGAGGGGTTTTCGCTCTTTCGGGCGACCTTATCGATTTCGTCAATGTAAATGATGCCGGTTTCAGCTCGTTTAATGTCATAATCGGCTGCTTGGATCAGCTTTAAAAGAATGTTTTCAACGTCTTCGCCTACATAGCCAGCCTCGGTTAACGCCGTGGCATCGGCAATAGCGAAGGGCACATTCAACATTCGTGCCAAGGTGCGGGCCATCTCGGTCTTCCCACAACCCGTGGGGCCAACCAACAAAATATTGGACTTCGACAGCTCTACTTGAGCTTCGACCGTGGTTTGAGCGTTGTGATGAACACGCTTGTAATGGTTATAGACAGCTACCGAAAGAATTTTCTTAGCAAGTTCTTGACCCACAATGTACTGGTTCAAGAACTCGTAAATTTCACGCGGAATAGGAAGTTGGTCAAGCGAAAGATCAGATGTTTCGGCAGACTCTTCAGCAATTATTTCATTGCATAACTCAATACATTCATCACAAATGTAAACACCTGGGCCCGCAATTAAACGTTTAACTTGCTTTTGAGATTTGCCGCAGAAAGAACATTTCAAAAATTCGGTTCCATCTCCGAACTTTGCCATAACCTCACCTCCCCTTTATCAAGCTGTCTCTACTCTAGGCCTAACTGGCACGGATAGGCCCAGAAAGGTCAACTCGGGTACGGGGCTCCAAGATGGCATCAATGATGCCGTAATCTTTAGCCTCGGTCGCCGTCATCACAAAGTCGCGGTCGGTGTCTTTACGAATCTGGTCCACGGTCTTGCCGGTATGCTTCGACAACACCTCTTCAAGCGCTGATTTCAGCCGCATAATTTCTTTGGCGGCTAGCTCGACATCTGAAGCCTGGCCTTGTGCACCGGAATACGGCTGGTGAATTATTACCCGTGAATGAGGCAACGCCAAGCGCTTACCTGGGGTTCCACCCGCTAGTAAAACAGCGGCGGCTGAAGCGGCCTGACCCAGACAAATGGTGTTGATGTCGGGCCGGATATAACTCATGGTGTCGTAGATAGCGAACATGGCGTTGATGTCGCCACCCGGTGAGTTGATATAAATATTGATGTCTTTTTCTGGATTCTCCGATTCCAGATGAATCAGCTGGGCACAAACCACGTTGGCCACATCATCAGTGATTGGGAAACCCAGGAAAATAATGTTCTCACGTAGCAAGCGGCCGAACAGGCTTGAGCTGCGTTCGCCTCGGTTGGTTGTTTCCCAAATCTCAGGGTTTGGAATGTAAGTCATCAGTCGGTGTCTTCCCCACCATCATCGGTTTCAGTGCCGTCGGATTCGTCGGCAGGATCGGCAATAAGATCATTACGATCAATCAGGTTACCGTCGCTATCGACAATCTCGACACGTTCCACCAACCAAGTCAAAGCCTTCTGCTTTAACATGTCGGCACGGATGTCAATGATTTGACCGCTTTGATCAAAACGAGTGCGCATGGCTTCAACCGTTTCACCAAGCTGCTCGGCAGCCTCAGCGAACTCTTCGTGCAGCTCGTCTTCTGTAACTTCCAGCGCTTCAGCCTTGGCCACAGCCCGCAACGCTAAATCAACGATCACTGACTGCGAAGCAGTTTCTTGCAGCTCGGCCACGAACTGGGTTTGGGGCTGTCCGGTGATAGCCAAATACTGGTCTAGGCTGATGCCTTGAGCCGAAAGACGCATAGCCAAATCTTGAATCCGCTGTTGGACCTCATTCGAGATCATGACCTCGGGCGCTTCAAAATCGATCAGCTTGGCCACGGCCTCGGCGGTACGTTCACGCAACATGGCCTCAGCTTGGTTAACGCGAGCTTCGGTTAAACGCTCGCGCACATCTTCTCGCAGCTCATCGACTGTTTCGAACTCGGAGGCCTCGGCCACCCACTCGTCGGTCAACTCGGGCAGAACCTTTTCTTGAACTTCAAGAACCGAGATTTCAAAATCGATCGGCCCGTGTGGAGGGTGACCCTCATCGTCGAACTCTGATTCGTCGTGCTCGTGGTCATCGCCCGAGAAACTAAGCTCATCACCGGCACTGGCACCACGAAGGTTTTCGTCAACCTCGGGCACAACGGCACCTAGGCCGACCTCAAATGAGTAAGAAGACACCGTTAGGCCTTCAATCGGTTCGCCGTCGCGCGAACCTTCCATGTCGATCTTCACGAAGTCACCGTCTTTGGCAGGACGATCGACGCTGACCAACTCGCCGTACTGATTACGCAGACGGTCTACCTGCTCATCAATTTCTTCCTCGCTGACCGTAGGCGAAGGCATTTCGACCCGAAGTGACTGATACCCAATCACCTCAACCTCGGGCCGTACCTCAACAACAGCATCGAAGCTAACCGGACCTTCTTCTTGGCCAGCGGTGATATCAATCTCGGGAGGAGCAATTGGGTCAAGCTCGGTTTGGGCTACCGCTTCGGTGTAATAGTTGGGCACGGCTTCGCGCAGGGCCTCTTCGCGAGCGGCACCAATACCAATGCGGGCCTCTAATAGCTTCCGAGGGGCCTTGCCAGGTCGAAAGCCTGGTAAACGGACTTCACGGGCAATACGTTTAAAAGCCTCGTCTACGGCTGGTTCAAATTCGGACTCTTCCACCTCAACACTGAGACGGACTTTGTTACCCTCAAGGGTTTCGACGGATGTTTTCACAGTGGGGCGATTCTACCCATTTCAGGCACCTAGTTGCGCAACCGCCGGTCGGGTATCGCCAAAACTACGGGCCCGTCTAACAGGCGAAAAGAAGTTCTAGCCACGGAATCCACCATTTCTGGCTAATGCGCTAGGCTCTATGAGCTGTCACGGGGAGTGGCGCAGCTTGGTAGCGCACCTGCTTTGGGAGCAGGGGGTCGCAGGTTCAAATCCTGTCTCCCCGACGTTGTGAGTGTCTTAGAACATAACAAACTCTTGAACTTGTGAACGCAGGTTCAAGAGTTTCGTTTATTCCCCCAGGTGGGCGCGTTAGGGGCTAAATACGATCGATGCGGGAAGTGAACAAATCTCGCGATACCGTGAATCGTCGTATATCCCACACCCCCATGGAGGAAACTCATGAACATTCGTCGGTTTGTAGGAATTGGCGCGGCCACGTTGGCTATGACCGCCCTACTAGTTGCTTGCGGTGATTCAGATGACAACGACTCGAGCGGCAACAACGACACCAGTACCGAAGTAGAAGACACCGTATCTTCTTCAATTAGCTTCACTGCTCATGACATCGAGTTTGAAGAGACCGAAGTATCGGCAGATGCTGGCAAAGTTGAGGTGACCCTTAAGAACGAGGGCGCCATCGAGCACTCATGGGTGGTTGAAGATCATGAAGCCGATCTTCGTCTGCACGTAGAAAAGACCGGCGACGAAGATGACGGAACCATCACCCTCGACTCAGGTGAGTACACCTACTACTGCGACATTCCTGGCCACCGTGAAGCTGGCATGGAAGGCACGCTGAAAGTCAGCTAATTAGCTAGCTGAGGAAAAATACTTTGGCCGTCTCGCCACTTGGTTGAAATGACCTTGCGACAAAGACGGCCAATAATGCCGAGCGGGTGACCAGAATCGAACTGGCGTTGCCGACTTGGAAGGACGGTGCTCTACCACTGAGCTACACCCGCGAGAGCTCTTATGTTACTCATTTTAGGAAATGGGTGCATATTAGACCTTCCACACGACCACCAAAGTTGGGAAATAGTGCAGACACTCGCCTTCGGACAAGCCATTGGCCAGGGTTGGCCCCAAGTTGGCGATCTCGCCTTGGCGTTAGCGTTATCGGCACTAATTGGGCTGGAACGTGAGATCAGAGGCAAAAGCGCAGGTCTGCGAACTCACACCATTATTGGGTTTGCCTCAGCACTGATAATGCTGGTTTCAAAATATGGTTTTGGCGATGTCCTTGGCGACCACGTGGTCCTTGACCCCTCCCGGGTGGCGGCCCAGATCGTCTCGGGGGTGGGTTTCATTGGCGGTGGCCTCATCTTTGTGCGACGCGACGCCGTGCGGGGCTTAACAACGGCGGCCTCGGTTTGGTTGACGACTGCCATTGGCATGGCCGCTGGTGCAGGTTTGCCCATTTTGGCCATTGTGACCACAGTCGGTTTTTTCCTGATCGTCTACGGCTTGCGACCAATAGCCCGCCGTTTACCCAGCTTCGAACCTGGCACTGTGACGCTTAAAATCACCTATTTAGACGGTCGTGGTATTTTGCACGAACTCATTCAGGAGTGCACCCACGCTGGCTGGAATGTAGCCGACCTTTCAACCGAGCGAACCACTATTGAAGCCACTTCTGCCATTCCGGTGGTGAACGTTGAAATCGAGTTGTTGGGAAACGGTAACTACCACGAGCTCATAAGCACGATCACGAACAACAGCGGTGTTCTGTCGGTGAATGCCCTGCCATTTGAAGACGACTTCTGAGCAATAAATTTCGTAACACGGTCGCAACAATGCGGCCACGGTGAGTAAAGTAGTTCCATAGCCTGATCTTTAGAGCCTCGAACTATTCATGGGCTTAAAGCGCACACATTCACTTCCCTCACCACGACGAGACGACCATGAACCGTCTTCAAAACTTCTCTAGCAGCACGTTTGCTTCGCTAAAGGTCCCCAATTTCCGACTGTTCTTTTGGGGTCAGGCCATTTCTCAAAACGGCACCTGGATGCAGCTGGTCGCCATTGACATTTTAGTTTTAGAAATGACCAACGACGGTGTAGCCGTTGGTATCGCGACCGCCGCACGCTTCGCACCAATGCTGCTGCTTGGGCCCTGGGCTGGGGTTTTAGCCGACCGAAGCGACCGTCAACGCCTATTAATCTGGTTGAATATCGCCGGTGCCATCGTGGCGGCCGTCTTCACACTTTCGGTAGCCACAGGCGTGGCAACATTGGGCTGGGTATACGTGTTGGCAGCGGCTTCAGGTACCGTAACCGCGCTCGAAAGCCCAGCACGACGCGCCTTCGTGGTTGACCTAGTTGAAGATCGGCTCTTCACCAACGCCGTTGGCCTCAACAGTGCCATGATGACCGGTTCAAAAATTGGTGGACCGGCAGTGGCAGGCATCTTGATCACCACCATTGGTATTGCCTTGTGTTTCGCCGTCAATGCGTTGTCTTATATTCCCCAACTTTGGCTATTCGCCCGGATGAATCGAACAGAATTCAGACCAAGCGAACGCATTGTCAAGGGCAAAGGCCAGCTACGCGAAGGCCTGCGTTACATGTGGGACCTCTCGGAGCTGCGCGTGCCGCTGCTCATGGTGACCGTTATTGGCACCCTAACTTTCAACTACTCGGTAGTCTTGCCGCTCTTCGCCACACGAGATTTAGCCGGTGGTGCTGGCAGCTACACCACCTTGCTCTCTGCCATGAGCATAGGTTCCCTAATTGGTGCCCTAAGCATCGCCCGTCGTGTCGATGTTGACACCAGATTCTTGGCAATGGCTTCGATTGGTTTGGGCGTCGGACAAACACTCTTGGCGTGGTCACCAAACTTGGTAGCAGCCACCGTTCTGGCGGTGCCAGCTGGTATCACCACCATGCTCGTCATGTCAGGTTCTACCACCATGGTGCAACTTCGTGCCGCGCCAGCAATGCGCGGACGGGTGCTGGCAATGCTAACCGTGGTGTTCCTGGGTAGTACGCCAGTTGGCGGCCCAATTATGGGTTATGTTGGCGAACACATGGGGGCGCGATGGGCACTACTAGTAGGAAGTGCTGGAGCTTTTGTGGCCGGGGTAGGCGCCCTAATTTCGCTATCTCGCCACGAAAATCGAGCTTTGGCACCTACCCATCAGTTAAGTGAGGCGGCTTAAGCCCCACACCTCCGCCAAAATTTCTGCGGAAACAACGCGCGCATCAATACTGCCCGATTGGAACGCCACCATTAGCTCGTCAGCATCGGCATAAGCAGCAAAATCTTCCAAATAGCTACGCACTACGTCACCAGTCCCAACCGCAAAGTGCTTCATCATGCCCAGTACTTGTTGACCTTGTAACGAGTTCAACAAAGCATCGGCTTCGGCATCGCTCATCTCTTGGTCACGAGCCAGAAATCGTTTTACCCGTGACCGCTTCGTACGTAAATATTGCTCATCAGCCTCGTCTTGCGAAGAAGCCGCTATCACATTGACAGCGGCTATCACATACGGTTCGCTTAGCTGTTCTGAAGGTCGAAACTCACGTCGGTAAATCTCAACCGCCTGGGTTAATGCCGCTGGCGCGAAGTGTGAAGCGAAGGCATAAGGTAACCCAAGCATGGCGGCCAGCTGAGCACCAAAAAGCGATGACCCCAAAATATATAAAGGCACAAAGGCACCTTTGCCTGGCGTCGCTTCTACCCCCGCCACCCGGGTCTCGTCGCTAAGAAAACCCTGTAATTCTACGACGTCTTGGGGGAACGTTTCGGCAGACATGGGATCACGGCGCAACGCCCGTAAAGTCACCTGATCGGTACCTGGCGCTCGACCCAAACCCAAATCAATCCGCCCCGGATGCAGCGCCTCAAGCGTGCCGAATTGCTCGGCAATAGTTAGCGGCGCATGGTTCGGCAACATCACACCGCCAGAACCCACGCGAATCGACTTAGTGTTAGCTGCCACATGAGCAATGAGCACGCTCGTAGCCGACGAAGCAATGGTTGACATGTTGTGATGTTCGGCGTACCAAACCCGTTTGTAACCAAGCTCTTCCACGCATTGAGCCAAACGGACACTGTTTTGCAGGCTTTCGCCCACGGACTCACCTGATCTGACCACTGCCAAATCCAGTACAGAAATCGGAAGCATCACTATCTCCAAGCTGACAAGAACGATACAAACTGACCGAAACGATTGTTGTTAATAGGTCTAGGGTAGTGGCGATGGATACTTCACATGCCGAGCCTGAAAATCAGCCCGCCGCCTCCGTTCAAGGCCGCTACGATCCGGCCTTTTTGTCGGTGGCAGAAGTGTTTACCAGCAACTTCGAACCGTTCGAGAACGAATTCGGAGCTGACCCGGGTGACTTGGGTGCCGCCTTGTGCGTGATTGCTGATGGCCAAGTTGTACTTAATATGTGGGGTGGTTGGAAAGACCGTGCCAAAACCCGGCCTTGGACGAGAGACACACTGGTCAATGCATATTCATTAGGTAAAGCCGTAACCGCGGTGACCATCTTGTCCCTGGTCAATCGTGGCCTCCTCGATTTAGATTGGCGCCTCTCAAAAGTGTGGCCCCAATTTGTGGGCGGCGGGAAGGAATCCATCACCTTGCGCCAAGCCCTTTCACACCAAGCGGGCTTGCCGGGCATCCGTAGAACCATGGCACCCGAAGAACTATTCGATTTCGCTACCATGGCGGCTGCTCTTGCCGAAAGCGAACCCTGGTGGACTCCGGGAACGGCGCATGGCTACCACGTGAACACCCTGGGCCACCTAGCTGGCGAACCAGTTCGGCGAGTCACTCAAACCAGTTTGGGCCAACAGGTTCGGGAGTTACTTTCGAACCCCCTCGAGGCCGACTTGTGGATTGGCCTGCCCCGCTCGCTACACGATCGAGTGGCTGAAGTTGATTTCGTGGACAACGCCCCCAAAGAGCACCGACCGCATCAAGGCGACGGGGAATGGGAGCCCATGCGGTACGCGGCTTACTTCAACCCACCAGGCCTTTCGGGTATTGGCACGGTCAACACACCACAGTGGCGCGAGGCCGAAGTTCCTTCCACCAACTTGCATACCAACGCCGAAAGCGTTGCCAAAATGTTTAATGCCCTACTACAACCGGCAACCGGGCCGCTGCGCCTCACCGAAAGTCTGGTTACTGAAGCCGGAACCACCCACGCTGAAGGCCACGATCTGATCCTTGATCGCAATAGCCGTTTTGGTTTAGGGATGATGCTTCCCACGGCCGAACGCCCAATGGGCATTAGTGAAGCGTCATTTGGGCACTTTGGTAACGGTGGCTCTTTGGGCTTTGTAGACACCAATGCCAAGGTGGCGTTTGGTTATGTCATCAACCGCCCCGGTGATCGCTGGCAAACCCCGCGCACCCGACGGATTCTCGACGCGCTGAAGCAATGCTTCTAAGCGACTTTACCTACTGGCTACGAGGCGCAGGACTAGAAATTCTGCTGATTGGCTTAGGCGCGGCGCTGCTGCACCGGTTTGTACGCTGGCAGGCAACACGAATTGAACATCGACTAATTACAGCCATTCAAAGCCCTAAAATCCCGTCAAGCACAACGGAACAAGACCACAAATATCATTGGGCCTTAATCCAAATAGGTTCCTGGTCGATCATCGGTGCCATCTATTTCCTGGCGTCGCTGTTTATTATGGAACGTTTCAATGTGCCCCGATCGTCAATTGTGGCACCGGCTTCGATTATTGGTGCGGCCGTAGGTTTCGGCGCTCAACAACTGATTAAAGACTTAATTTCTGGTGGTCTGATCGTGGCGGAACGCCAATATGGCTACGGCGATGTCGTTCGATTTGATCCATCGGGAAGCGCCGATGGCGTAATTGGCACCGTCGAAGAAATCTCGCTTCGCACCACTAAACTCCGCGCCTACGGCGGTGAACTAATTACCGTCCCAAACGGCGATATTCGTCAGGTCGCTAATCTTTCTAAAGATTGGTCACGAGCCGTAATCGACATTCCACTCCCCAATCACGTGGACCTGGACAAGGTGCGCGAAGTTCTGACCGAAATCAGCAATGACCTGTGGGAGGATGAGCTGTGGCGGCCCTTGCTTCTCGAACGGCCCACCTTCACCCGAATAAACTCGCTAAATGTGGGCTATCTGTTGGTACGTTACGAAACTCGTACCGCACCTGGAGAGCAGTGGTCGGTAGCCGGGCAAATGCGCGAACGAATTACTCAGAAGTTCCAAGCAGCTGACATTTCTTTGGCTTCTGCCATTGTGCCGGGAAGTTTTCAGTAAATGGAACTGCAATCCACCCCTCTAAAGGGTCGTCCAAGAGCTTCCACGGTGATTATGGCGGTCGCATTTGTAGCCATCTTTGTGCTCTACATTTTCATTCGTCCCGATCCACCACCTCGCACCGAACTGGTGCCGGCCGTCCGCGTTCCGGTTAGTTCAACCACCACCACATTGGAAGAAACCCTGCCGCCTGAGGAAAACCCCGAAGGTGACGACGAAACACCAGGTTCGGAAGATGATGAAACCGGTGAACCGCTCGACACCACCACCGTGCCTGGCTCAACCGAGGCGCCAGATAGCACTAGCACAACCAGCTCTACTAGCAGCACAATTGTCGACGGCACCACGACTACGACGGTTTCTACCGAGCCCTCTGACAACGACCCACAATAAAATGTCACAGCTCGCGTGGATGATGGAAGCATGGAAACAAGACAGCTATTCATCATCGACAAACAACAGCCAGGTCAGCATGAGAAAGAGGGCTCTTCAAGCTG is part of the Acidimicrobiia bacterium genome and encodes:
- the tig gene encoding trigger factor; the protein is MKTSVETLEGNKVRLSVEVEESEFEPAVDEAFKRIAREVRLPGFRPGKAPRKLLEARIGIGAAREEALREAVPNYYTEAVAQTELDPIAPPEIDITAGQEEGPVSFDAVVEVRPEVEVIGYQSLRVEMPSPTVSEEEIDEQVDRLRNQYGELVSVDRPAKDGDFVKIDMEGSRDGEPIEGLTVSSYSFEVGLGAVVPEVDENLRGASAGDELSFSGDDHEHDESEFDDEGHPPHGPIDFEISVLEVQEKVLPELTDEWVAEASEFETVDELREDVRERLTEARVNQAEAMLRERTAEAVAKLIDFEAPEVMISNEVQQRIQDLAMRLSAQGISLDQYLAITGQPQTQFVAELQETASQSVIVDLALRAVAKAEALEVTEDELHEEFAEAAEQLGETVEAMRTRFDQSGQIIDIRADMLKQKALTWLVERVEIVDSDGNLIDRNDLIADPADESDGTETDDGGEDTD
- a CDS encoding cupredoxin domain-containing protein, whose translation is MNIRRFVGIGAATLAMTALLVACGDSDDNDSSGNNDTSTEVEDTVSSSISFTAHDIEFEETEVSADAGKVEVTLKNEGAIEHSWVVEDHEADLRLHVEKTGDEDDGTITLDSGEYTYYCDIPGHREAGMEGTLKVS
- a CDS encoding MgtC/SapB family protein codes for the protein MQTLAFGQAIGQGWPQVGDLALALALSALIGLEREIRGKSAGLRTHTIIGFASALIMLVSKYGFGDVLGDHVVLDPSRVAAQIVSGVGFIGGGLIFVRRDAVRGLTTAASVWLTTAIGMAAGAGLPILAIVTTVGFFLIVYGLRPIARRLPSFEPGTVTLKITYLDGRGILHELIQECTHAGWNVADLSTERTTIEATSAIPVVNVEIELLGNGNYHELISTITNNSGVLSVNALPFEDDF
- a CDS encoding MFS transporter, which codes for MNRLQNFSSSTFASLKVPNFRLFFWGQAISQNGTWMQLVAIDILVLEMTNDGVAVGIATAARFAPMLLLGPWAGVLADRSDRQRLLIWLNIAGAIVAAVFTLSVATGVATLGWVYVLAAASGTVTALESPARRAFVVDLVEDRLFTNAVGLNSAMMTGSKIGGPAVAGILITTIGIALCFAVNALSYIPQLWLFARMNRTEFRPSERIVKGKGQLREGLRYMWDLSELRVPLLMVTVIGTLTFNYSVVLPLFATRDLAGGAGSYTTLLSAMSIGSLIGALSIARRVDVDTRFLAMASIGLGVGQTLLAWSPNLVAATVLAVPAGITTMLVMSGSTTMVQLRAAPAMRGRVLAMLTVVFLGSTPVGGPIMGYVGEHMGARWALLVGSAGAFVAGVGALISLSRHENRALAPTHQLSEAA
- a CDS encoding LLM class flavin-dependent oxidoreductase; protein product: MMLPISVLDLAVVRSGESVGESLQNSVRLAQCVEELGYKRVWYAEHHNMSTIASSATSVLIAHVAANTKSIRVGSGGVMLPNHAPLTIAEQFGTLEALHPGRIDLGLGRAPGTDQVTLRALRRDPMSAETFPQDVVELQGFLSDETRVAGVEATPGKGAFVPLYILGSSLFGAQLAAMLGLPYAFASHFAPAALTQAVEIYRREFRPSEQLSEPYVIAAVNVIAASSQDEADEQYLRTKRSRVKRFLARDQEMSDAEADALLNSLQGQQVLGMMKHFAVGTGDVVRSYLEDFAAYADADELMVAFQSGSIDARVVSAEILAEVWGLSRLT
- a CDS encoding serine hydrolase domain-containing protein → MDTSHAEPENQPAASVQGRYDPAFLSVAEVFTSNFEPFENEFGADPGDLGAALCVIADGQVVLNMWGGWKDRAKTRPWTRDTLVNAYSLGKAVTAVTILSLVNRGLLDLDWRLSKVWPQFVGGGKESITLRQALSHQAGLPGIRRTMAPEELFDFATMAAALAESEPWWTPGTAHGYHVNTLGHLAGEPVRRVTQTSLGQQVRELLSNPLEADLWIGLPRSLHDRVAEVDFVDNAPKEHRPHQGDGEWEPMRYAAYFNPPGLSGIGTVNTPQWREAEVPSTNLHTNAESVAKMFNALLQPATGPLRLTESLVTEAGTTHAEGHDLILDRNSRFGLGMMLPTAERPMGISEASFGHFGNGGSLGFVDTNAKVAFGYVINRPGDRWQTPRTRRILDALKQCF